A window from Plasmodium gaboni strain SY75 chromosome 9, whole genome shotgun sequence encodes these proteins:
- a CDS encoding hypothetical protein (conserved Plasmodium protein, unknown function), translating to MMEISSGSDYSDIANEIMQRYEEKKKKEEEKRKIEVKNYDDTLECNKIVNLNECNNESIINNLNDDSSYDSLVDEFYNKTINKNENENDEEIINVNNFYLSDNEKKEENANIINDKMKQNNYIKNKKEQIIKKKVIQRNNEIFKRNYNRPLMPLLVKKKKKNFISHKNRKDILQKNNKIHLKKIYHMNEWDSNQNDLAKYKLSKEELEQKKNNLKSKNIDKVKIEYQQKLQKMRENQKVGNKNFSMSPKWKQEKKEGDHNKELINSNCSNKSKNGKLIILSEENNKKKNKTKNNINSNNNNSNNNNNSNNNNSNNSNNNNSNNILRKDKILKQDEIYQTLKKVGNTNEMKENCLKDPINNILCDDNTYYYSDHTNNSNNYYHLNEHLEQNHINKSNVRSPNKKVKNYYNNKKMTNPKNNKSLNSYRNKVNSFKNINKSCDDNISNHTYNDTIDIFDDNLDIYDSNNSSSYVTKKKLFHTYKNVSSNNKKTSTHIKELYKRSRNYHDYSIDTDDTSYSDDHILDKFTDTLKNYNENLYIDIENINVKLDTELFQKNVKKFQAKKYYPNIDLNMLDEFSSSSNNNSLHSSLISHDEYVLDSDYSEQIKKISFDANYDDSNEDDHIIRFKKNKLETFNYIKNIMQQLKHLDIEDKIDNEKKYNHNIKGDNINNDNNNNNNNNSCNYLKHANIDYYIKQNVKNNYNDDIIMKKDSNCEKNAFFNTQTNEVINLIEADHNRYNSKIEKIKYNDEHIMNDQMEVTTKAYGLMEYLFKENDDKYNEMDNHINHINHINDDNNNNNDNMKKKYFSDDDNINNLCDEKNFRNCHIKSNIHNNQDILNMNNSNNQTDISNISKKYSIKKNKNTMKNELHNMSYISSFNNIKNEDILNIQNDQLSYDTIKLNNSPKNYHANNLIHINNCDSISRDTINNEENEIISDKYNDKLMSYKNYDSHNEQLLNEEKNNKNQKMKTKLNKKKQLNIYALNNNNHDDQQINNHMKDTPTDANINENIHTNKNTSVNISMDIENVSKTNKEKNIKKNIQMNQKGNNNVSNVTPTITNPKKIKMNNTVKKKSIQEVTTLQSNKNTVLKIKGGEEKQKKIIQTKNITSKIPNKNSTNKGETVLVPSKKKEKLMNNSEKKDKEENCLNKENRLINQKIMNTSINFDDTQNLSDEDKFIFDSYLNEENTKKESLQEIISNQVRQFEQIFL from the coding sequence ATGATGGAAATTTCGAGTGGCAGTGATTATAGCGATATTGCTAACGAGATAATGCAAAGATAtgaagagaaaaaaaagaaagaagaagaaaagaGAAAGATTGAAGTCAAGAATTATGATGATACCCTTGAGTGTAATAAAATTGTTAATTTGAACGAATGTAATAATGAAAgtataattaataatttgaatGATGATAGTAGTTATGATTCGCTGGTTGAtgaattttataataaaactataaataaaaatgagaatgaaaatgatgaagaaataattaatgtaaataatttttatttgagtgataatgaaaagaaagaagaaaatgcaaatataataaatgataaaatgaaacagaataattatataaaaaataaaaaagaacaaattattaaaaaaaaagttatacaaagaaataatgaaatattcaaaagaaattataatagACCATTAATGCCATTAttagtaaaaaaaaaaaaaaaaaattttatctctcataaaaatagaaaagacatacttcaaaaaaataataaaatacacttaaaaaaaatttatcaTATGAATGAATGGGATAGTAATCAAAATGATTTGGccaaatataaattatctAAAGAAGAACttgaacaaaaaaaaaataatttaaaatcaaaaaatatagataaggtaaaaatagaatatcaacaaaaattacaaaaaatgAGAGAAAACCAAAAAGTGGGAAACAAAAATTTTAGCATGTCTCCAAAATGgaaacaagaaaaaaaggaaGGAGATCATAACAAAGAATTAATCAATTCGAATTGTTCAAATAAATCAAAGAATGGAAAGCTAATTATTTTAAgtgaagaaaataataaaaaaaaaaataaaacaaaaaataacatcaacagtaataataataatagtaataataataataatagtaataataataatagtaataatagtaataataataatagtaataatattttaagaaaagataaaatattaaaacaGGATGAAATATATCAAACTCTGAAAAAAGTTGGAAATACAAATGAAATGAAGGAAAACTGTTTGAAAGATCctattaataatattttatgtgatgataatacatattattacaGTGATCATACAAACAATagtaataattattatcatttaaatgAACACCTTGAACAAAATCATATCAATAAGTCCAATGTAAGAAGTCCAAATAAGAAAgtgaaaaattattataataataaaaaaatgacaaatccaaaaaataataaaagtcTAAATAGTTACAGAAACAAAgttaattcttttaaaaatattaataaatcatgtgatgataatatttcaaatcatacatataatgATACAATTGATATATTTGATGATAATTTGGATATTTATGATAGTAATAATAGTTCTTCCTATGtaacaaaaaagaaattatttcATACTTATAAGAATGTGtcatcaaataataaaaaaacaagtacacatataaaagaattatataaacgATCAAGAAATTATCATGATTACTCCATTGATACAGATGATACATCCTATAGTGATGATCACATATTAGATAAATTTACAGATACattgaaaaattataatgaaaatttatatattgatatagaaaatataaatgtaaaacTAGACACAGAACTATTTCAAAAGAATGTCAAAAAATTCCAAGctaaaaaatattatccAAATATTGATTTAAATATGTTAGATGaattttcatcatcatctAATAATAACTCACTTCATTCATCTCTAATATCACATGATGAATATGTATTGGATTCTGATTATTCTGAgcaaataaaaaaaatatctttCGATGCAAATTATGATGACTCTAACGAAGATGATCATATTATAAGatttaagaaaaataaattgGAAACgtttaattatataaaaaatattatgcAGCAATTAAAGCATTTGGACATAGAAGACAAAATAGacaatgaaaaaaaatataatcataatattaagggggataatattaataatgataataataataataataataataatagttGTAATTATTTGAAGCATGCTAATattgattattatataaaacaaaatgttaagaataattataatgacgatataataatgaagaagGATAGTAATTGTGAAAAGAACGCATTTTTTAATACCCAAACAAATGAAgttattaatttaatagAAGCAGATCATAATCGTTATAATTCTAAgattgaaaaaataaaatataatgatgaaCATATTATGAATGATCAAATGGAAGTAACCACAAAAGCGTATGGTCTTATGGAATATctatttaaagaaaatgatgacaaatataatgaaatggataatcatattaatcacattaatcatattaatgatgataataataataataatgataatatgaagaagaaatatttttcggatgatgataatataaataatttatgtgatgaaaaaaattttcgTAATTGTCATATAAAATCAAATATCCATAATAATCAAGacatattaaatatgaacaatTCAAATAATCAAACTGACATTTctaatatatcaaaaaaatattctataaaaaaaaataaaaacacTATGAAAAATGAATTACACAATATGTCATATATatcttcttttaataatataaaaaatgagGATATTCTTAATATACAGAATGATCAATTATCTTATGACacaataaaattaaataattccCCAAAGAATTACCATgcaaataatttaatacatataaataattgtGATTCTATTTCTAGAGACACAATAAAcaatgaagaaaatgaaattatatcagacaaatataatgataaattaatgagttataaaaattatgattCACACAATGAACAATTATTAAAcgaagaaaaaaataataaaaaccaaaaaatgaaaacaaaattaaataaaaaaaaacaattaaatatatatgcattaaataataataatcatgatgatcaacaaataaataatcaCATGAAAGATACACCAACTGATgcaaatataaatgaaaatatacatacaaataaaaatacaagtgttaatatttccatggatatagaaaatgtttcaaaaacaaataaagaaaaaaatataaaaaaaaatatccAAATGAATCAAAAaggtaataataatgtttCTAATGTTACTCCTACTATAACCAatccaaaaaaaattaaaatgaataacactgtgaaaaaaaaaagcatACAAGAGGTGACCACCTTAcaaagtaataaaaatactGTTCTCAAAATTAAAGGTGGAgaagaaaaacaaaagaagatcatacaaacaaaaaatatcaCAAGTAAAATAccaaataaaaatagtaCAAACAAAGGAGAAACTGTATTGGTACCTAGTaagaaaaaggaaaaaCTTATGAACAATTCAGAAAAAAAGgataaagaagaaaattGTTTAAACAAGGAAAATAGATTAATTaatcaaaaaattatgaataCATCTATCAATTTTGATGATACACAAAATTTAAGTGATGAGgataaatttattttcgATTCTTATTTGaatgaagaaaatacaaaaaagGAGAGTTTACAAGAAATTATAAGTAACCAAGTTCGTCAATTTGAGCAAATCTTTTTATGA